The following coding sequences are from one Nitrobacter sp. NHB1 window:
- the virB10 gene encoding type IV secretion system protein VirB10 — protein MPSADDYRSLALEAAAATSVARGRTALGSFLKFGVPIGALLVAAWMIYGSVARRAPTLTTPDKEEFTTTQFPAPSLSSPRTQTNQGTIVIPQAPAEPAPPPPPVAPPLALPAPPPPEPPLAAAPPNDDEARRLAELERLRQEEERRKWERLRAPQVIADNAAAAAARNPKDGSQAAAGLDDDPNRRFLASVSAAGVEVSHATRNNRIDALVAQGTMIRGVLETAVQSDLPGMVRAVVTENIWSFDGRRVLIPAGSRLVGEYKSGITQGQTRVFVVWTRMLRSDGVSVQLGSNGTDDLGRAGNAGFVDNHYLERFGSAIMLSVVGGASQFLSAYGQNTNTNGNGSTITTTDPVTGIVTQTQTGVNQNQLSLQARAIAAQNVSQTLTNIAQQALRNSINIPPTIYLDQGTRIIVFVRRDLDFSALYPDPVKQALRELKRERIGAKPDGLH, from the coding sequence ATGCCGAGCGCAGACGACTATCGCTCGTTGGCACTGGAAGCGGCGGCCGCGACCTCCGTCGCGCGCGGGCGCACCGCGCTCGGTAGCTTCCTGAAATTTGGGGTGCCGATCGGCGCTCTCCTGGTCGCAGCATGGATGATTTACGGCTCAGTGGCGCGGCGCGCGCCGACGCTAACGACGCCCGACAAGGAAGAGTTCACAACGACACAGTTTCCGGCACCCTCGCTGTCGTCGCCGCGGACCCAAACCAACCAGGGCACGATCGTCATCCCGCAGGCGCCGGCCGAACCCGCACCGCCGCCCCCTCCGGTTGCCCCTCCCTTGGCACTTCCAGCACCACCACCACCTGAACCACCGCTCGCCGCAGCGCCCCCGAACGACGACGAGGCGCGCCGTCTCGCCGAACTCGAGCGCTTGCGTCAGGAAGAAGAGAGGCGGAAATGGGAACGCCTGCGCGCGCCCCAGGTGATCGCTGACAATGCGGCCGCGGCGGCCGCAAGAAATCCCAAGGACGGAAGCCAGGCGGCGGCAGGTCTGGACGACGATCCTAATCGCCGATTTCTGGCCTCGGTGTCGGCCGCAGGCGTCGAGGTCTCGCACGCCACCAGAAACAATCGGATCGATGCACTCGTGGCGCAAGGCACGATGATCCGTGGCGTGCTGGAGACGGCCGTCCAGAGCGACCTGCCTGGCATGGTGCGCGCGGTCGTCACCGAGAATATCTGGTCGTTCGACGGACGGCGCGTGCTGATCCCGGCCGGCAGCCGTCTCGTCGGCGAATACAAGTCGGGCATCACCCAGGGTCAGACCCGTGTCTTCGTGGTGTGGACGCGCATGCTGCGATCCGACGGGGTCTCTGTTCAGCTCGGCTCGAATGGCACCGACGATCTCGGGCGGGCCGGCAACGCCGGTTTCGTCGACAACCATTATTTGGAGCGCTTCGGTTCGGCCATCATGCTGTCGGTCGTTGGTGGGGCGTCGCAATTCCTCAGCGCCTATGGCCAGAACACCAACACCAACGGCAATGGCTCCACCATTACAACGACTGACCCAGTGACCGGGATCGTCACGCAGACGCAAACCGGCGTGAATCAAAACCAGCTCAGCCTGCAGGCGCGCGCGATCGCCGCGCAGAACGTCTCTCAGACCCTCACCAATATTGCCCAGCAGGCGCTGCGAAACTCGATCAACATCCCGCCCACCATCTACCTCGACCAGGGCACCCGGATCATTGTTTTCGTGCGGCGCGACCTCGACTTCTCCGCGCTCTATCCCGACCCGGTCAAGCAAGCCTTGAGGGAGCTGAAACGTGAACGCATTGGCGCGAAGCCTGACGGTCTTCATTGA
- the virB9 gene encoding P-type conjugative transfer protein VirB9, whose protein sequence is MIKRCVAISLILSVAIGPAFAEALPRPGRVDTRVRDVVYNKDNVTAIDASYGTSTMIELQPDEKIETLALGDSIAWKVEPNRKGDIIFVKPVDKNAQSNLNVVTDKRIYSFLLRSNTRPPGGQIYAVRFRFPDDEVSAKLLAEAKQRAANPNLKDLNIANANSDYGYKGSSVNKPVAVFDDGTKTWFRFEGETPAIYIVDAERNEILINFRTEGPYVIVDKVSPQWTLRNGQESTCIFNRRLTNVHEPNGLEPYAPQRMSSATNFGG, encoded by the coding sequence ATGATCAAGCGTTGCGTTGCCATCAGTCTCATCCTGTCCGTTGCCATCGGTCCCGCCTTTGCCGAGGCGCTTCCGCGACCGGGTCGCGTGGACACCCGCGTGCGCGACGTCGTTTACAACAAGGATAACGTGACGGCGATCGACGCGAGCTACGGCACCTCGACGATGATCGAGCTGCAGCCCGACGAGAAGATCGAGACGCTGGCGCTCGGCGACTCGATTGCCTGGAAGGTCGAGCCCAATCGCAAGGGTGACATTATCTTCGTCAAACCGGTCGACAAGAATGCTCAGTCGAACCTCAACGTCGTCACCGACAAGCGTATCTATTCGTTCCTGTTGCGATCGAACACGCGGCCGCCGGGAGGACAGATCTACGCAGTTCGATTCCGGTTTCCGGATGACGAGGTCAGCGCGAAGCTCTTGGCTGAAGCCAAGCAGCGCGCCGCCAATCCGAACCTCAAGGATCTCAACATCGCCAACGCCAACAGCGATTACGGCTACAAGGGCTCGTCGGTGAACAAGCCGGTTGCTGTGTTCGATGACGGCACAAAGACCTGGTTCCGCTTCGAGGGCGAGACACCGGCGATCTACATCGTCGATGCCGAACGCAACGAGATCCTCATCAATTTCCGGACCGAGGGGCCTTACGTCATCGTCGACAAGGTGTCGCCGCAGTGGACCCTGCGCAATGGCCAGGAATCGACCTGCATCTTCAACCGGCGGCTGACCAATGTGCACGAACCGAACGGGCTCGAGCCCTATGCGCCGCAGCGAATGAGCTCGGCCACGAATTTTGGGGGTTGA
- a CDS encoding virB8 family protein yields the protein MTETTASESARVDPRYYADGATWERDIARRNRNSRALAWIVAAVMAIVALGALGTLALLVPLKTYEPYMVVVDKTTGFVEVKRPMAEGPLTQDEAVTTFNVVRYIKARETYDPKALKDNFDLAQLLATGDAARELTEIYSPANPSNPVKLQGANTVIAVNIKSVTFPNNRTALARFSTEEKSSTNIITRNWVSLVRFRYTSAPMRNEWRFDNPLGFQVLEYRRDQETAPSPGTVGAQQ from the coding sequence ATGACGGAGACGACAGCCTCGGAGTCCGCGCGGGTCGATCCGCGCTACTACGCCGATGGCGCCACCTGGGAGCGCGATATCGCGCGCCGTAACCGCAATTCGCGGGCGCTTGCCTGGATCGTCGCCGCGGTCATGGCAATCGTGGCCCTCGGCGCGCTTGGCACCTTGGCTTTGCTGGTGCCGCTCAAGACCTATGAGCCGTACATGGTGGTCGTCGACAAGACCACCGGCTTCGTCGAGGTGAAGCGGCCGATGGCGGAGGGTCCGCTGACCCAGGACGAGGCCGTCACGACATTCAATGTCGTCCGCTACATCAAGGCGCGGGAAACCTATGACCCCAAAGCCCTGAAGGACAATTTCGATCTGGCGCAGTTGCTCGCGACAGGCGACGCGGCGCGCGAGCTGACCGAAATCTATTCGCCAGCCAATCCAAGCAATCCGGTGAAGCTCCAAGGCGCGAACACGGTGATCGCGGTGAACATCAAATCAGTCACGTTCCCGAATAACCGAACCGCACTCGCCCGATTTTCGACCGAAGAAAAGTCCTCGACCAACATCATCACCCGCAATTGGGTGTCGCTGGTGCGCTTCCGCTATACCTCCGCGCCGATGCGCAACGAGTGGAGGTTCGACAATCCCCTCGGCTTCCAGGTGCTCGAGTATCGACGCGACCAGGAGACAGCCCCCTCGCCGGGAACGGTAGGTGCGCAGCAATGA
- a CDS encoding type IV secretion system protein, whose translation MVDNHSGFYTNWGPYIFAAVFYVVMAILIGFAIFLIVLSKMFMWLLLALAPLFIILLLFGVTTRFFSGWMSALVQYFLVQVLVYAFLAFYVSLIQQTIDTLNGVANSKSATWATIGPVMLLAIIGILLLSQINNMAAAIAGGVPIFAPRIGAVLATASGYRLSTAANRARLAFRNPLSPASMSRREELASRQRARVGLRAASWAQSAEFRRLADQLRNPSVPPASSGGGRP comes from the coding sequence GTGGTTGACAATCATTCCGGTTTTTACACCAATTGGGGGCCCTATATCTTTGCCGCCGTTTTCTATGTGGTGATGGCGATCCTGATTGGCTTTGCAATCTTCCTCATCGTGTTGTCGAAGATGTTCATGTGGCTGCTGTTAGCGCTGGCACCCTTGTTCATCATCCTGCTGCTGTTTGGCGTCACGACGCGGTTCTTCAGCGGGTGGATGAGCGCGCTGGTCCAGTATTTCCTGGTACAGGTCCTCGTCTATGCATTTCTGGCCTTCTACGTCTCGCTGATCCAGCAGACGATCGACACGCTCAACGGCGTTGCCAATTCCAAATCGGCGACCTGGGCCACCATCGGCCCGGTCATGCTGCTCGCGATCATCGGCATTCTGCTGCTCAGCCAGATCAACAACATGGCCGCGGCCATCGCTGGCGGCGTTCCGATCTTCGCGCCGCGCATCGGCGCTGTGCTTGCGACCGCGAGCGGTTATCGGCTCAGTACGGCCGCGAACCGCGCGCGCCTTGCCTTCCGCAATCCCCTCAGTCCCGCCTCGATGTCGCGGCGTGAGGAGCTGGCGTCGCGTCAGCGTGCGCGCGTCGGCTTGCGCGCCGCATCCTGGGCGCAGTCGGCGGAATTCCGGCGCCTGGCCGACCAGCTCCGCAATCCCAGCGTTCCGCCGGCGTCGAGCGGGGGAGGCCGGCCATGA
- a CDS encoding acyltransferase, whose product MKVPTAIRQALVDAGLLLCFSAAAAFAGQSAASLTAAGIPSSCADFAAKVSSSEGNFGTTNQYGCLGAFQFCPGTFERYYSGSAQSFLNSPSAQTVAWTQYEQDSWSQAQKNGLTSLVGQQVCSGGQCTTIDQSAILMACQFGCGSKGKLANYMASGDCNARNVKDGNGVSVCTYLVRGAGYDASCFTGQQSVICAQTPTGPGDFPTSTGIAANPPTPVSASIVVAPTDV is encoded by the coding sequence GTGAAGGTTCCGACAGCAATCCGACAGGCGCTGGTCGACGCGGGGCTCCTGTTGTGCTTTTCCGCCGCCGCGGCCTTCGCGGGGCAATCCGCGGCGAGCCTCACGGCCGCCGGCATCCCGTCGAGCTGCGCCGATTTCGCCGCCAAGGTGTCGAGCAGCGAAGGTAATTTCGGGACCACCAATCAATATGGCTGCCTCGGCGCCTTCCAGTTCTGCCCTGGCACTTTCGAACGTTATTATAGTGGAAGCGCGCAGAGTTTCCTCAACAGCCCATCAGCGCAAACAGTGGCCTGGACACAGTACGAACAGGATTCCTGGAGCCAGGCCCAAAAGAACGGGTTGACCTCGCTTGTCGGCCAGCAGGTTTGTTCGGGGGGTCAATGTACCACCATCGACCAGTCGGCAATTCTCATGGCATGTCAGTTCGGCTGCGGCTCAAAGGGAAAGCTCGCCAACTACATGGCGAGCGGCGATTGCAATGCCCGTAACGTCAAAGATGGCAACGGGGTCAGCGTCTGCACCTATTTGGTGCGCGGCGCCGGGTATGACGCTTCCTGCTTCACCGGCCAGCAATCCGTGATTTGCGCGCAGACGCCGACCGGGCCAGGGGATTTTCCGACGTCGACTGGCATCGCCGCAAATCCGCCGACACCCGTCAGCGCTTCAATCGTCGTGGCGCCGACGGACGTGTAG
- the istA gene encoding IS21 family transposase yields MPTERLSMRRIREVLRLRHQGLTERVIARTLGVSNGVVHGYVRRARLAGLAWPLPEGMDDDGLELLLFPAPASASQSDRRPIPDWAFVEKELRRRSVTRLLLWEEYRAANPDGFGYTWFCTTFEAWKNRVRPSMRQTHIGGEKVFVDFAGDTIDVVDPITGEAHAMKLFVAAMGASNYTYAEACPSESLSDWIGVHTNLFRYLGGVPKFVVCDNLKAAVTNPDRYDPGINRTYAEMAGHYGTAILAARPRRPKDKAKVEVAVQIAQRWILARLRNQRFFSLAELNAAIRTLVVELNARQMRGFGTSRAELFAEVDRPKLGELPEQPYVFARWKRCRVAPDYHVEVDGHWYSTPYRLIRELVDVRITDKTVEIFHKGQRIASHPRAPNRRGHTTIADHMPSAHRRYGKWTPGGLIAAGEKIGPSTAAFFQAVIAARPHPEQGFRTCLGILALTRSYDDARIDAACRRGILIKAHSVASIRSILKNGLDRAFLDEATDDHPLRHGNIRGQDYFH; encoded by the coding sequence ATGCCTACCGAGAGATTGTCGATGCGCCGGATCAGAGAAGTTTTACGTTTGAGGCACCAAGGGTTGACCGAGCGGGTCATCGCGCGGACCTTGGGGGTGAGTAATGGCGTGGTCCATGGCTACGTGCGGCGAGCGCGCCTGGCGGGGCTCGCCTGGCCACTTCCGGAAGGAATGGACGACGATGGCTTGGAACTGTTGCTATTCCCGGCACCGGCGTCAGCGTCGCAAAGCGACCGGCGCCCGATACCGGACTGGGCTTTTGTCGAGAAGGAGCTTCGCCGCCGCAGCGTGACGCGCCTGCTGCTCTGGGAAGAGTATCGCGCCGCCAATCCGGACGGCTTTGGCTACACCTGGTTTTGCACGACCTTCGAGGCCTGGAAGAACCGCGTGCGCCCGTCGATGCGCCAGACCCACATCGGCGGGGAGAAGGTGTTCGTTGATTTTGCCGGCGACACCATCGACGTCGTCGATCCGATCACCGGCGAAGCGCACGCCATGAAGCTGTTCGTCGCGGCGATGGGAGCCTCGAACTACACCTACGCCGAGGCTTGCCCAAGCGAGAGCCTGTCCGACTGGATCGGCGTGCATACCAACCTGTTCAGGTATCTCGGCGGCGTGCCGAAGTTCGTGGTCTGCGATAATCTCAAGGCCGCCGTGACCAACCCCGATCGCTACGATCCCGGGATCAACCGAACCTATGCCGAGATGGCCGGTCATTACGGCACCGCGATCCTTGCGGCGAGGCCGAGACGACCGAAGGACAAGGCCAAGGTCGAGGTCGCCGTCCAGATCGCACAGCGCTGGATTTTGGCGCGCCTGCGCAATCAACGGTTCTTTTCCCTGGCAGAGCTGAATGCTGCGATTCGTACCCTGGTTGTCGAGCTCAACGCCCGGCAGATGCGCGGATTCGGCACCAGCCGTGCCGAACTGTTTGCCGAGGTCGACCGTCCCAAGCTGGGGGAGTTGCCGGAGCAGCCCTATGTCTTTGCGCGCTGGAAGCGTTGCCGCGTCGCCCCCGATTATCACGTCGAGGTCGATGGCCATTGGTATTCCACGCCGTATCGCCTGATCCGTGAACTCGTCGATGTTCGCATCACCGACAAGACGGTCGAGATCTTCCACAAGGGCCAGAGGATTGCCAGCCACCCGCGTGCGCCGAACCGGCGCGGCCACACCACAATTGCCGACCACATGCCGAGCGCGCATCGCCGCTACGGCAAGTGGACGCCGGGAGGGCTGATCGCCGCCGGCGAGAAGATCGGCCCATCGACCGCGGCGTTTTTCCAGGCCGTCATCGCGGCCCGGCCGCATCCAGAACAAGGCTTTCGCACCTGCCTCGGCATCCTGGCGCTGACCAGGAGCTACGACGATGCCCGCATCGACGCCGCCTGCCGGCGCGGCATCCTGATCAAGGCGCATTCCGTCGCCTCGATCCGTTCGATCCTCAAGAACGGACTGGATCGCGCATTCCTCGACGAGGCAACCGACGACCACCCCCTGCGCCACGGCAACATCCGCGGTCAGGACTATTTCCACTGA
- the istB gene encoding IS21-like element helper ATPase IstB: MLTHPTHERLITLGLTGMAKAMEEQRRSPDLNALSFEERVGLLVDREAAERDTKRLTTRLKFAALRQNACVEDIDLRTPRGIDRAVFAKLIAGDWIARHQNLLITGATGLGKSWIACALGHKACRDNRSVQYHRVPRLFEALALARGDGRYGRLLKTISRVQLLVLDDWGLSVLNPSERRDLLEILDDRHGRASTVVTSQVPVDQWHAVIGDPTLGDAILDRLVHNAHRLQLSGESMRKQNARNRTLDEAANP, from the coding sequence ATGCTGACACATCCTACCCACGAACGGCTGATCACGCTCGGCTTGACCGGCATGGCCAAGGCCATGGAGGAACAACGACGATCACCCGATCTCAACGCGCTGTCGTTCGAGGAGCGCGTCGGCTTGCTGGTTGATCGCGAGGCCGCAGAGCGCGACACCAAACGTCTCACCACCCGCCTCAAATTCGCAGCCCTTCGGCAAAACGCATGCGTGGAAGATATCGACCTGCGCACGCCGCGCGGCATCGATCGCGCTGTGTTCGCCAAATTGATCGCCGGCGATTGGATCGCCCGTCATCAGAACCTGCTGATCACCGGGGCAACCGGGCTCGGCAAAAGTTGGATTGCCTGTGCACTTGGCCACAAGGCCTGTCGCGACAATCGATCGGTCCAATACCATCGCGTGCCCCGCCTGTTCGAGGCGCTCGCGCTGGCCCGCGGCGACGGCCGCTATGGCCGCCTGCTCAAAACCATCAGCCGCGTGCAGCTGCTGGTACTCGACGATTGGGGCCTGTCGGTGCTCAACCCGTCAGAGCGACGCGACCTTCTCGAGATCCTCGATGATCGCCACGGTCGCGCCTCCACCGTCGTCACCAGCCAGGTCCCGGTCGATCAATGGCACGCCGTCATCGGCGACCCAACATTGGGCGACGCCATCCTGGACCGCCTCGTTCACAACGCCCACCGCCTCCAACTCAGCGGAGAAAGCATGCGAAAACAGAACGCGCGAAACAGAACGCTTGACGAAGCCGCGAACCCCTGA
- a CDS encoding acyl-homoserine-lactone synthase, producing the protein MLMVIPGSDISRHATLMDRVFGFRHSILVDEQGWIELRQPDGLERDRFDDVHAIHQICLRGEEIVGYQRLLPTTRPHLLSDVLTDLCSAGRRAARTSSSGRASVSLLVAARCSRARTGRSRACARPRRVGGWRTGSIPSRSRSIGVSWWSPCNCGSSCGRLVFPSASAGDEAVAPRMSFNRSDARHG; encoded by the coding sequence ATGCTCATGGTCATTCCCGGCTCGGACATCAGCCGGCATGCAACGCTGATGGATCGAGTATTCGGTTTCCGTCATTCCATCCTTGTCGACGAGCAGGGCTGGATTGAACTGCGCCAGCCGGACGGCCTGGAGCGCGATCGCTTCGACGATGTTCACGCGATCCACCAGATCTGTCTGCGCGGCGAAGAGATCGTCGGGTATCAGCGTCTTCTGCCGACCACCAGGCCACATCTTCTCAGCGACGTCCTGACCGATTTGTGCAGCGCCGGCCGCCGCGCGGCCCGCACGTCTTCGAGTGGACGCGCTTCTGTGTCGCTCCTGGTAGCCGCGAGATGCAGCCGCGCGCGGACGGGCCGTTCTCGAGCTTGCGCAAGGCCTCGTCGAGTGGGGGGATGGCGCACCGGGTCGATACCGTCACGGTCGCGATCGATTGGCGTCTCATGGTGGTCGCCATGCAATTGCGGCTCTTCGTGCGGCCGCTTGGTTTTCCCAAGCGCATCGGCCGGCGACGAGGCGGTCGCGCCGCGGATGTCCTTCAACCGCTCAGACGCGCGCCACGGTTGA
- a CDS encoding DUF4336 domain-containing protein, translating to MHLASYVNDQIWLCPYPVRLAGTRFEARMTVMRLASGRIMLHSPCPVTTAIAEEISALGPVAHIVVPGNFHHLHAASAQAAFPDAKTWICPGIEWKCPGLKYDGVLGDLAPADWRGEIDQVLVQGARIMREVAMHHRASRTLVLVDLIENFTDQTPNVGGTLKLWFKYVLRMWGNPKPAPEYRMGWGDRVSAAESLRRILAWDFERIVLSHGDLIDHDAHEVAAKAWSGVLGRR from the coding sequence ATGCACCTCGCCAGCTACGTCAACGACCAGATATGGCTCTGCCCTTATCCCGTTCGACTCGCGGGCACGCGGTTCGAAGCGCGCATGACGGTGATGCGCCTCGCCTCCGGGCGGATCATGCTGCATTCACCCTGCCCCGTCACCACGGCCATTGCCGAGGAAATCTCTGCCCTCGGACCCGTCGCCCACATTGTCGTGCCGGGAAACTTTCACCACTTGCACGCTGCCTCGGCGCAGGCGGCGTTCCCCGACGCGAAGACGTGGATCTGCCCGGGCATCGAATGGAAGTGTCCTGGCCTGAAGTACGATGGCGTCCTCGGCGACCTCGCGCCCGCAGACTGGAGAGGCGAAATCGACCAGGTGCTCGTGCAAGGGGCGCGCATCATGCGCGAGGTCGCGATGCACCACCGCGCCAGCCGCACGCTGGTCCTCGTCGACCTCATCGAGAACTTCACCGACCAGACGCCGAATGTCGGGGGCACGCTGAAGCTGTGGTTCAAGTACGTGTTGCGGATGTGGGGAAACCCGAAGCCGGCGCCGGAATACCGGATGGGTTGGGGCGACCGCGTCTCCGCAGCGGAGTCGCTCCGGCGGATACTGGCCTGGGATTTCGAGCGGATCGTGTTGTCCCACGGCGACCTCATCGACCACGACGCGCACGAGGTCGCGGCTAAAGCATGGTCCGGAGTCCTCGGACGCCGATAG
- a CDS encoding tyrosine-type recombinase/integrase — translation MNGSHTMLASAEAYLTERRSLGFKLDRSGSLTLAFARFTDATGHTGPLTAAVVLRWAREEAQHADPFTWAGRINVLRPFARFLANRDPVTAFPEGSPFGRSHRRIAPHIYTPAEVEALIAAAGRLSRTGGLTPATFKTLFGLLASTGMRISEALRLRCGDIDNEHEQITVHHSKFQRTRLVPLHSTTAKALRAYFRIRARYGPTDADAPFFLSEQTGGALHYRSVRHIFGRISAELAIAARGGHRQIRIHDLRHTFICRRLMLWQENGDNLGNVMMALSTYVGHVNVGDTYWYLEAVPELMAIAGDRFEAFGAKAGEVHHD, via the coding sequence ATGAATGGTTCGCACACCATGCTGGCGTCGGCGGAAGCCTATCTCACTGAGCGCCGTTCCCTCGGTTTCAAGTTGGACCGATCGGGCAGCCTCACATTGGCCTTTGCCCGCTTTACCGACGCGACAGGTCATACGGGGCCGCTGACCGCCGCTGTCGTGCTGCGGTGGGCGCGAGAGGAGGCACAGCACGCAGACCCCTTCACCTGGGCGGGGCGCATCAATGTGCTGCGGCCATTCGCACGTTTCCTGGCGAACCGCGATCCCGTGACCGCCTTCCCGGAGGGATCGCCCTTCGGCCGCTCACATCGTCGGATCGCCCCGCACATCTACACGCCGGCGGAGGTCGAGGCACTGATCGCCGCGGCAGGAAGGCTGTCACGAACAGGCGGCCTGACCCCGGCGACTTTCAAGACGCTGTTCGGTTTGTTGGCAAGCACGGGAATGCGGATCTCCGAAGCGCTACGACTACGCTGTGGCGACATCGACAACGAGCATGAACAGATCACTGTCCACCACTCGAAGTTCCAACGGACTCGGCTTGTTCCCCTGCATTCAACCACAGCAAAGGCTTTGCGCGCCTATTTTCGCATAAGGGCCAGATACGGCCCGACCGATGCAGACGCGCCATTTTTCCTGTCAGAGCAGACTGGCGGTGCGCTTCATTATCGAAGCGTCAGGCATATTTTCGGCCGGATCTCGGCCGAGCTCGCCATCGCCGCTCGAGGCGGCCATCGGCAAATACGAATCCACGATCTGCGTCACACCTTCATTTGTCGGCGCCTGATGTTGTGGCAGGAGAATGGCGACAACCTCGGCAATGTTATGATGGCGCTCTCGACCTATGTGGGGCATGTCAACGTCGGCGACACCTACTGGTATCTGGAGGCCGTGCCGGAGCTGATGGCGATTGCAGGCGATCGTTTCGAGGCGTTCGGCGCGAAGGCCGGGGAGGTTCATCATGATTGA
- a CDS encoding tyrosine-type recombinase/integrase, with protein sequence MHLPSHFQLRTADPANVLASFLCSYNEYFEVARYRSKQRRYLASVVHFGQWLRAEGYAATSISEAVIVRFLSCHLPRCDCQRPVPLGLIENRAALNHLVRLLRTQGIVARPTGDEITRELAHFDTKMTEVWGLSEGTRDHRIRIIRRLLKAQFGSRSIEISLITPTAIRRFVLGDVDWSPSTVRVMGGAVRCYFRYRELLGDDIAHLLQAVPRPAYWRDTILPVGLSPDELEQLFGAFDAACRSHRRGYAIVRCLADLGLRSSEVAKLTLDDIDWQAGTVTIAAGKARRADVLPLPTATGAAIVDYLMHERPKTMCRAVFVRHVAPLGEPVGRRVVQKALHAAYRRLGWDRTRVHILRHTLASRLINAGTPMKQIADVLRHRSIVTSATYTRVDASRLSTVALPWPGDVA encoded by the coding sequence ATGCACTTACCTTCTCATTTTCAGTTACGCACAGCGGATCCTGCCAATGTCCTTGCGTCCTTCCTCTGTAGCTACAACGAGTATTTCGAGGTGGCTCGATACAGGTCGAAGCAGCGCCGCTACTTGGCGAGTGTCGTTCACTTCGGGCAGTGGCTTCGGGCCGAGGGCTACGCGGCAACGAGCATTAGCGAAGCTGTGATTGTTCGCTTCCTGTCTTGCCATTTGCCTCGTTGTGATTGCCAGCGCCCGGTGCCGCTCGGCCTGATCGAGAATAGAGCGGCGCTCAACCATCTGGTCCGCCTGCTACGCACTCAGGGCATCGTCGCCCGTCCGACCGGTGACGAGATCACGCGAGAGCTTGCGCATTTCGACACGAAGATGACGGAGGTCTGGGGACTGTCCGAAGGCACACGCGATCATCGCATCCGGATCATCCGGCGCTTACTGAAGGCGCAATTCGGCAGCCGATCGATCGAGATTTCACTGATCACTCCCACCGCGATCCGCCGCTTTGTCCTGGGCGACGTCGATTGGAGTCCGAGCACGGTCCGCGTCATGGGTGGCGCCGTCCGGTGCTACTTTCGGTATCGCGAGCTGCTGGGTGACGACATTGCCCACCTGCTACAGGCCGTACCGCGGCCGGCATATTGGCGAGACACCATATTGCCAGTGGGGCTCTCGCCGGATGAGTTGGAGCAGCTTTTCGGAGCGTTCGACGCCGCCTGCCGTTCCCACCGCCGCGGCTATGCCATCGTCCGCTGTTTGGCGGATTTGGGCCTGAGAAGCAGCGAAGTCGCCAAGTTGACCCTCGACGACATCGACTGGCAGGCCGGAACGGTTACGATCGCTGCCGGTAAGGCGAGACGAGCCGACGTGCTGCCGCTGCCAACTGCAACCGGCGCGGCTATAGTAGATTATCTCATGCACGAGCGGCCGAAGACCATGTGCCGCGCGGTCTTTGTGCGCCATGTCGCCCCTCTCGGCGAGCCGGTCGGTCGGCGCGTCGTCCAAAAAGCTCTTCACGCCGCCTATCGGCGGCTCGGCTGGGATCGCACCCGCGTCCACATCTTGCGGCACACGTTAGCGAGCCGGTTGATTAACGCTGGGACACCAATGAAGCAGATCGCCGACGTGCTGCGCCATCGCAGCATCGTAACCTCGGCCACGTACACGCGTGTCGATGCCTCGCGCCTCTCGACCGTGGCGCTCCCTTGGCCGGGAGACGTGGCATGA